One segment of Phaeacidiphilus oryzae TH49 DNA contains the following:
- a CDS encoding GH92 family glycosyl hydrolase, with amino-acid sequence MARPARAPSSRLKTALAGVSALAVGVLSAQALAAGPAQAAAPALVSDPASLVNPIIGTSGAVDTFPGADMPYGMLQWSPDTTPDRPSGGGYEYNDSKYLGYSLTHISGPGCGAGGDLPILPWTGDLSGNLGSTSVGFSHDNETAKAGYYKLTDNAGVGTELTTTTRAGVGRFTFPAGTPAQLLLKLSGGATKIDGTRAQIVGDNEVTGAIDSGHFCGASNTYTLHFDIKFDKSFTKSGTWTGTTVNSNATALKAGSPQQSTPTASTSKPALREKHFTVPSQTSPTLHGSGSTTPSSPPVTGANGVYLGFAAGSTVTAQVGISYTSDANATLNRTTELKGQTFDSVRQAAHDAWNKELGRIRVGGGSTDQQTQFYTALYHALLHPNVFSDVNGQYAGMDHQTHTLAKGQHAQYANYSGWDTYRSQTQLMAMVDPTVASDVATSMLNGYDQTGILPKWAQNNGESYVMVGDPADGIIADAYAFGARNFNTSHALQAMAYQATHSNNDRPGEAVRDAKGYLPIDGSNWGCCNFYGPVSTQEEYDTADYAIAALAKSLGQQGTYQKFASRAQDWQNVFDPQSGYLQAKLASGAFAPGFTPGTSNGFVEGTSAQYTPMIPFNIEGLIKSRGGDDAWNSYLDSLFTDLTNPSSTNADMSNEPSLEIPWEYDWTGQPWKAQQVVRDVQQKLWFNAPVGSFGNDDLGAMSSWYVWSELGMYPETPGTDTLALGSPVFPVAKVATGKGTLNINAPAAATGSPYVQSLSVNGKAWNKPWLSYASLANGGTMDYGLGSTPNTSWGSDPSAVPPSDSTGARAVLASSDAGLILAPGAQGSSSVNLRNTSDSPVTVSWTATPPSGVTLDSTSGSLTVPANGTAKADIKITAGQTEGSYSVPIALSTSSGDLPGVVLGLDIAKPGELWPYQSNTGVYADGATFTGGFDDEGWAYSQNQLTANGVATGGTVTADGITYNWPGGTGKPDNIETSGQTIPFTAPAGAASIGFLGAGTNSPSAGSKATVTVTYTDGSTSTGTLVFSDWTLNAGSSQAAAGDTVVAKTAYRNTASGGRDQVNTYVFADKLPLTAGKTVASVTLPAADSGTLHVFAVGFGS; translated from the coding sequence ATGGCAAGACCAGCACGTGCACCGTCGTCAAGGCTGAAGACCGCGCTGGCCGGAGTGTCCGCGCTGGCGGTCGGAGTCCTCTCGGCCCAGGCGCTCGCCGCCGGCCCGGCCCAGGCGGCCGCCCCGGCCCTGGTGAGCGACCCGGCCTCCCTGGTCAACCCGATCATCGGCACCTCGGGCGCGGTGGACACCTTCCCCGGCGCCGACATGCCGTACGGAATGCTCCAGTGGAGCCCGGACACCACTCCCGACCGCCCGTCCGGCGGCGGTTACGAATACAACGACAGCAAGTACCTGGGCTACAGCCTCACCCACATCTCCGGGCCGGGCTGCGGGGCCGGCGGCGATCTGCCGATCCTGCCCTGGACCGGTGACCTCTCCGGGAACCTGGGCAGCACCTCGGTCGGCTTCTCGCACGACAACGAGACCGCCAAGGCCGGGTACTACAAGCTCACCGACAATGCCGGGGTCGGCACTGAGCTGACCACCACCACCCGGGCCGGCGTGGGCCGCTTCACTTTCCCGGCCGGCACCCCGGCCCAGCTGCTGCTGAAACTCAGCGGCGGCGCCACGAAGATAGACGGCACCCGCGCGCAGATCGTCGGCGACAACGAAGTGACCGGCGCCATCGACAGCGGTCACTTCTGCGGGGCGAGCAACACCTACACCCTTCACTTCGATATCAAGTTCGACAAGTCGTTCACCAAGAGCGGTACCTGGACCGGTACGACGGTCAACTCGAACGCCACCGCGCTGAAGGCGGGCAGCCCGCAGCAGAGCACCCCGACGGCGAGCACCAGCAAGCCGGCGCTGCGGGAGAAGCACTTCACCGTCCCCAGCCAGACCTCGCCGACCCTCCACGGCAGCGGCTCGACCACCCCCAGCAGTCCGCCGGTCACCGGCGCCAACGGGGTCTACCTCGGCTTCGCCGCGGGCAGCACGGTCACCGCCCAGGTCGGCATCTCCTACACCTCGGACGCCAACGCGACCCTCAACCGCACCACCGAGCTGAAGGGCCAGACCTTCGACTCCGTGCGCCAGGCCGCCCACGACGCCTGGAACAAGGAGCTCGGCCGGATCCGGGTCGGCGGCGGCAGCACCGACCAGCAGACGCAGTTCTACACGGCGCTCTACCACGCGCTGCTGCACCCCAATGTGTTCTCCGACGTCAACGGGCAGTACGCCGGAATGGACCACCAGACCCACACTCTGGCCAAGGGGCAGCACGCGCAGTACGCCAACTACTCCGGCTGGGACACCTACCGGTCGCAGACACAGCTGATGGCCATGGTCGACCCGACCGTCGCCTCGGACGTGGCCACCTCGATGCTCAACGGCTACGACCAGACCGGCATCCTGCCGAAGTGGGCGCAGAACAACGGCGAGAGCTACGTCATGGTCGGTGACCCGGCCGACGGGATCATCGCCGACGCGTACGCCTTCGGCGCCCGGAACTTCAACACCTCGCACGCCCTCCAGGCGATGGCCTACCAGGCCACCCACAGCAACAACGACCGCCCCGGCGAGGCGGTCAGGGACGCCAAGGGCTACCTCCCGATCGACGGTTCGAACTGGGGCTGCTGCAACTTCTACGGCCCGGTCTCGACCCAGGAGGAGTACGACACCGCCGACTACGCCATCGCCGCCCTCGCCAAGTCGCTCGGCCAGCAGGGGACTTACCAGAAGTTCGCGAGCCGGGCGCAGGACTGGCAGAACGTCTTCGACCCGCAGAGCGGCTACCTCCAGGCGAAGCTGGCCAGCGGAGCCTTCGCGCCGGGCTTCACCCCGGGCACCTCGAACGGCTTCGTCGAGGGCACCTCGGCCCAGTACACCCCGATGATCCCGTTCAACATCGAGGGCCTGATCAAGTCCCGCGGCGGCGACGACGCCTGGAACAGCTACCTGGACAGCCTGTTCACCGACCTGACGAACCCGTCCTCCACCAACGCCGACATGTCCAACGAGCCCTCCCTGGAGATCCCCTGGGAGTACGACTGGACCGGCCAGCCGTGGAAGGCCCAGCAGGTGGTCCGGGACGTGCAGCAGAAGCTGTGGTTCAACGCCCCGGTCGGCTCCTTCGGCAACGACGACCTGGGCGCGATGTCCTCCTGGTACGTCTGGTCCGAGCTGGGGATGTACCCGGAGACCCCGGGCACCGACACCCTGGCCCTGGGCAGCCCGGTCTTCCCGGTCGCCAAGGTCGCCACCGGCAAGGGCACGCTGAACATCAACGCCCCGGCCGCGGCCACCGGCAGCCCGTACGTCCAGTCCCTCAGCGTCAACGGCAAGGCCTGGAACAAGCCGTGGCTCAGCTACGCCTCCCTGGCCAACGGCGGGACCATGGACTACGGCCTCGGCTCCACCCCGAACACCTCCTGGGGCTCGGACCCGTCCGCCGTGCCGCCCTCCGACTCGACCGGGGCGCGGGCGGTGCTCGCCTCCAGCGACGCCGGGCTGATCCTCGCCCCGGGCGCGCAGGGCAGCTCCAGCGTCAACCTGCGGAACACCTCGGACTCGCCGGTGACCGTCTCCTGGACGGCGACCCCGCCGAGCGGCGTCACCCTGGACAGCACCAGCGGCAGCCTGACCGTGCCGGCGAACGGCACCGCCAAGGCCGACATCAAGATAACCGCCGGCCAGACCGAGGGCAGCTACTCCGTCCCGATCGCGCTCAGCACCTCCTCCGGTGACCTGCCGGGCGTGGTCCTGGGCCTGGACATCGCCAAGCCGGGGGAGCTCTGGCCGTACCAGAGCAACACCGGGGTCTACGCCGACGGGGCCACCTTCACCGGCGGCTTCGACGACGAGGGCTGGGCGTACTCGCAGAACCAGCTGACCGCCAACGGCGTCGCCACCGGCGGCACGGTGACCGCGGACGGCATCACCTACAACTGGCCCGGCGGCACCGGGAAGCCCGACAACATCGAGACCTCCGGGCAGACCATCCCCTTCACGGCTCCGGCCGGGGCGGCCTCGATCGGCTTCCTGGGCGCCGGCACCAACTCGCCGTCGGCCGGGTCCAAGGCGACCGTGACCGTCACCTACACCGACGGCAGCACCTCGACCGGGACCCTGGTCTTCTCGGACTGGACGCTGAACGCCGGCTCCAGCCAGGCCGCGGCCGGCGACACGGTGGTGGCCAAGACCGCGTACCGGAACACCGCCAGCGGTGGCCGGGACCAGGTCAACACCTATGTGTTCGCGGACAAGCTCCCGCTCACCGCGGGCAAGACGGTGGCCAGCGTGACCCTGCCGGCCGCCGACAGCGGGACGCTCCACGTCTTCGCCGTCGGCTTCGGCAGCTGA
- a CDS encoding SixA phosphatase family protein, with the protein MSVDTPRRIIVLRHAKADWPSVPDQERPLADRGRRDAPNTGRWLASSGIEPELALCSPAERTRETWKLVAHELPHRPRTVYDERLYEASPGELITVVQETPEDVGTVLVIGHNPGVQGLAEVLAGEAEAEALGRLRQTGFPTAAVAVLEHDGSWKSVEPGSARLTTFYTPKD; encoded by the coding sequence ATGAGCGTCGATACGCCCCGAAGGATCATCGTCCTCCGGCACGCGAAGGCGGATTGGCCTTCGGTGCCCGACCAGGAGCGGCCGCTCGCCGACCGCGGTCGCCGGGACGCCCCCAATACGGGCCGCTGGCTGGCGAGTTCCGGCATCGAGCCGGAGCTCGCGCTCTGCTCCCCGGCCGAACGGACCAGGGAGACCTGGAAGCTGGTCGCCCACGAGCTCCCGCACCGGCCGCGCACGGTGTACGACGAGCGGCTCTACGAGGCGAGCCCGGGCGAGCTGATCACGGTGGTCCAGGAGACCCCGGAGGACGTCGGCACCGTGCTGGTCATCGGGCACAACCCGGGGGTGCAGGGGCTGGCCGAGGTGCTCGCGGGCGAGGCCGAGGCGGAGGCGCTCGGCCGGCTGCGGCAGACCGGCTTCCCGACGGCGGCGGTGGCCGTCCTGGAGCACGACGGCTCCTGGAAGTCCGTGGAGCCCGGCTCCGCCCGGCTCACCACTTTCTACACCCCGAAGGACTGA
- a CDS encoding SGM_5486 family transporter-associated protein produces MPVLEPNPTGGNRKLLLVFATIIGIFVVIAIIATIASNMG; encoded by the coding sequence ATGCCAGTGCTCGAACCGAACCCGACCGGCGGCAACCGGAAGCTGCTCCTGGTCTTCGCCACCATCATCGGGATCTTCGTCGTGATCGCGATCATCGCGACCATCGCCTCGAATATGGGATAG
- a CDS encoding CynX/NimT family MFS transporter encodes MAETDHHADHHPEHHVDHHPEQSVAERGSEPRPHSVPASGTVRGSVRGPAGGAGRRARTWLPALAMIAAAFNLRPAVTSLGPLLDQVRHSLGMSGAVAGLLTSVPSVCFALFGVLAPMVARRVGPAATVLLGMVAVAAGLATRSLAPNTPVFLLLSAVALAGIAVSNVLMPVLVKRFFPDRIGPMTGVYSMALSAGTAAAAAATVPLTGALGGNWQPGLALWAIPAAVAVLAWIPRVRDGARPRARTPRRPDPASGAASTTTRTGEIRAGRTRIGVTRSRTAWFLAVFFGLQATAAYVTMGWLPQIYQDAGVSAAYSGLLLAITMAVSAPLSFVLPALAARRPDQGPFVVLLAAAGLVAYAGLWLAPASVPVLWALLAGLANSAFPLALTMIGLRARGQAGVAELSAFAQSVGYLISIPGPMLVGVFYQHTGGWTVPLAFMAVLLLPQAVAGWLAGRPRYVEDEATVAD; translated from the coding sequence ATGGCCGAGACAGACCACCACGCCGACCACCACCCCGAGCACCACGTCGACCATCACCCCGAGCAGTCCGTCGCGGAACGCGGATCCGAGCCGCGCCCCCACTCCGTCCCTGCCAGCGGGACCGTCCGCGGGAGCGTCCGCGGACCCGCCGGCGGAGCCGGCCGGCGCGCCCGCACCTGGCTGCCGGCCCTGGCGATGATCGCTGCCGCCTTCAACCTCCGCCCGGCGGTGACCAGCCTCGGCCCCCTCCTCGACCAGGTCCGGCACTCCCTGGGGATGAGCGGCGCCGTCGCCGGGCTGCTCACCTCGGTGCCCTCGGTCTGCTTCGCGCTCTTCGGCGTGCTGGCGCCGATGGTCGCCCGCCGGGTCGGCCCGGCCGCGACGGTGCTGCTCGGCATGGTCGCCGTGGCGGCCGGTCTGGCGACCCGGTCGCTGGCCCCGAACACCCCCGTCTTCCTCCTCCTCAGCGCGGTAGCGCTGGCCGGCATCGCGGTCAGCAACGTGCTGATGCCGGTGCTGGTGAAGCGCTTCTTTCCGGACCGGATCGGCCCGATGACGGGCGTCTACTCGATGGCGCTGTCGGCCGGCACCGCGGCGGCCGCGGCGGCGACCGTCCCGCTCACCGGTGCCCTCGGCGGGAACTGGCAGCCGGGGCTCGCGCTGTGGGCGATCCCCGCGGCGGTCGCGGTACTGGCCTGGATCCCGCGCGTCCGCGACGGCGCCCGGCCCCGCGCCCGCACCCCTCGCCGCCCTGATCCGGCGTCAGGGGCCGCTTCGACGACCACCCGTACGGGTGAAATCCGGGCCGGTCGCACCCGGATCGGCGTGACCCGCTCCCGCACCGCCTGGTTCCTCGCCGTCTTCTTCGGCCTCCAGGCCACCGCCGCCTACGTGACCATGGGCTGGCTGCCGCAGATCTACCAGGACGCCGGGGTCTCCGCGGCCTACTCCGGCCTGCTGCTGGCGATCACCATGGCGGTCAGCGCGCCCCTCTCCTTCGTGCTGCCCGCGCTCGCCGCCAGGCGGCCCGACCAGGGGCCGTTCGTCGTGCTGCTGGCCGCCGCCGGACTGGTCGCCTACGCCGGGCTGTGGCTGGCGCCGGCCTCCGTCCCGGTCCTCTGGGCGCTGCTCGCGGGCCTGGCCAACTCCGCCTTCCCGCTCGCCCTGACGATGATCGGGCTGCGCGCCCGGGGGCAGGCGGGGGTGGCCGAGCTGTCCGCCTTCGCGCAGTCCGTCGGCTATCTGATCTCGATACCGGGGCCGATGCTCGTCGGCGTCTTCTACCAGCACACCGGCGGCTGGACGGTGCCGCTGGCCTTCATGGCCGTGCTGCTCCTCCCGCAGGCGGTGGCCGGCTGGCTCGCCGGGCGCCCCCGGTATGTGGAGGACGAGGCGACGGTGGCAGACTAG
- a CDS encoding FadR/GntR family transcriptional regulator, translated as MALSSARRTRLADEVIAQLRAQIASGEWPVGSRIPTEPELVEQLGVARNTVREAVRALAHNGLLDIRQGSGTYVRATSELAGVMHRRFADTDMAQVAELRSVLEASAARLAAGRRTAADLKLLDAARERRETAWRSGDPEAFVQADAALHQAVVAAAHNEVLSAVYADLGEVLRAHLRFDVGSELRPDRYVEHDGLVEAVRGGDGELAAREATRVTRGWREIAERAGEDPDPRS; from the coding sequence ATGGCACTGAGCTCCGCCCGGCGTACCCGGCTGGCCGACGAGGTGATCGCCCAGCTGCGCGCGCAGATCGCGTCCGGAGAGTGGCCGGTGGGCTCGCGGATCCCCACCGAGCCGGAGCTGGTCGAGCAGCTCGGGGTGGCCCGGAACACCGTCCGGGAGGCCGTCCGGGCACTGGCGCACAACGGGCTGCTGGACATCCGACAGGGCTCGGGCACCTATGTCCGGGCCACCAGCGAACTGGCCGGGGTGATGCACCGGCGGTTCGCGGACACGGACATGGCGCAGGTGGCCGAGCTCCGCTCGGTCCTGGAGGCCTCGGCGGCGCGGCTGGCCGCCGGGCGCCGCACCGCCGCCGACCTCAAGCTGCTCGACGCGGCCCGGGAGCGGCGGGAGACCGCCTGGCGGTCCGGCGATCCGGAGGCCTTCGTGCAGGCGGACGCGGCGCTCCACCAGGCGGTGGTGGCGGCCGCCCACAACGAGGTGCTGAGCGCGGTCTACGCCGACCTGGGCGAGGTGCTGCGCGCCCATCTGCGCTTCGACGTCGGCTCCGAGCTGCGTCCGGACCGGTACGTCGAGCACGATGGCCTGGTCGAGGCGGTCCGCGGCGGGGACGGGGAGCTCGCGGCCCGGGAGGCGACCCGGGTCACCCGCGGCTGGCGGGAGATCGCCGAGCGCGCAGGGGAGGATCCTGACCCTCGGTCATGA
- a CDS encoding alkaline phosphatase family protein, which produces MRTTTPRKAWATRKTWTTAALAAAAVLGGLAAAPGAHGARPATASDAPAARPAASSVPTPDHVVVVLEENHSYSDIIGSSSAPYLNSLAAQGASLTSSFAVTHPSEPNYMALFSGSTDGLTSDACPVNAGSAANLGSELLAAGRTFTGYSEGLPSAGSTVCTSGAYARKHAPWVNFSNVPGSDSQPFSAFPTDYSKLPTLSFVIPNLNDDMHDGTIAQADTWLKNNLSGYATWAQTHNSVLVVDWDEDDYSESNQIPTIITGQPVAPGKYGETVDHYNVLATLEDMYGLPRAGSSSGATAITDIWK; this is translated from the coding sequence ATGCGCACCACGACGCCGCGCAAGGCCTGGGCAACGCGCAAGACCTGGACCACCGCCGCGCTGGCCGCCGCAGCCGTGCTGGGCGGCCTCGCCGCCGCGCCCGGCGCCCACGGCGCCCGGCCCGCCACAGCCTCCGACGCCCCCGCGGCCCGCCCCGCCGCGAGCAGCGTGCCGACCCCCGACCACGTGGTGGTCGTACTGGAGGAGAACCACTCGTACTCCGACATCATCGGGAGTTCGAGCGCCCCCTACCTCAACTCCCTGGCCGCCCAGGGAGCCTCGCTCACCTCCTCGTTCGCCGTCACCCACCCCAGCGAGCCGAACTACATGGCGCTCTTCTCCGGCAGCACCGACGGGCTGACCTCGGACGCCTGCCCGGTGAACGCCGGCAGCGCGGCCAACCTCGGCTCGGAGCTGCTGGCCGCCGGCCGCACCTTCACCGGCTACTCGGAGGGCCTGCCGTCGGCCGGCTCGACGGTCTGCACCTCCGGCGCGTACGCCCGCAAGCACGCGCCCTGGGTGAACTTCAGCAACGTCCCGGGCTCCGACTCGCAGCCGTTCTCCGCCTTCCCGACCGACTACAGCAAGCTCCCGACGCTCTCCTTCGTCATCCCGAACCTGAACGACGACATGCACGACGGGACCATCGCCCAGGCGGACACCTGGCTGAAGAACAACCTCTCCGGCTACGCGACCTGGGCGCAGACCCACAACAGCGTGCTGGTGGTGGACTGGGACGAGGACGACTACAGCGAGAGCAACCAGATCCCGACGATCATCACCGGCCAGCCGGTCGCCCCCGGCAAGTACGGCGAGACCGTCGACCACTACAACGTCCTGGCCACCCTGGAGGACATGTACGGCCTGCCCAGGGCCGGCAGCAGCTCCGGGGCCACCGCGATCACCGACATCTGGAAGTAG
- the fabI gene encoding enoyl-ACP reductase FabI translates to MTENSQNQGILAGKRILVTGVLMESSIAFHTARLAQEQGAEIILTAFPRPSLTERIAKKLPRPVKVLELDVANQEQLDGLAEKVRAELGDRLDGVVHSIGFAPQDALGGNFLNTPWESVATAMQVSAFSLKSLTMALLPLMTEGGSVVGLTFDAQFAWPQYDWMGPAKAALEATSRYLAKELGKQDIRCNLVSAGPIGSMAAKSIPGFADLAKTWDSRSPMAWDMSDPEPAGRGIVALLSDWFPKTTGEIVHVDGGLHAVGA, encoded by the coding sequence ATGACCGAGAACAGCCAGAACCAGGGCATCCTCGCCGGCAAGCGCATCCTCGTCACGGGTGTGCTGATGGAGTCCTCCATCGCCTTCCACACCGCGCGGCTGGCACAGGAGCAGGGCGCCGAAATCATCCTGACGGCCTTCCCGCGGCCGTCGCTGACCGAGCGGATCGCCAAGAAGCTGCCCCGTCCGGTGAAGGTCCTCGAACTGGACGTCGCCAACCAGGAGCAGCTGGACGGGCTGGCGGAGAAGGTCCGCGCCGAGCTCGGCGACCGCCTGGACGGCGTGGTCCACTCGATCGGCTTCGCCCCGCAGGACGCCCTCGGCGGCAACTTCCTCAACACCCCGTGGGAGTCCGTCGCCACCGCGATGCAGGTCTCGGCGTTCTCGCTGAAGTCGCTCACCATGGCGCTGCTGCCGCTGATGACCGAGGGCGGCTCGGTGGTCGGCCTCACCTTCGACGCGCAGTTCGCCTGGCCGCAGTACGACTGGATGGGCCCGGCGAAGGCCGCGCTGGAGGCGACCTCCCGCTACCTGGCCAAGGAGCTGGGCAAGCAGGACATCCGCTGCAACCTGGTGTCGGCCGGGCCGATCGGCTCGATGGCCGCCAAGTCCATCCCCGGCTTCGCCGACCTGGCCAAGACCTGGGACTCGCGCTCCCCGATGGCCTGGGACATGTCCGACCCGGAGCCGGCCGGCCGCGGCATCGTCGCGCTCCTCTCCGACTGGTTCCCCAAGACCACCGGCGAGATCGTCCACGTCGACGGCGGCCTCCACGCGGTCGGCGCGTAG
- the fabG gene encoding 3-oxoacyl-[acyl-carrier-protein] reductase — protein MSRSVLVTGGNRGIGLAIARAFAEAGDKVAVTYRSGEPPAGLLGVKCDITDSEQVEQAFKEIEAAQGPVEVLVANAGITKDTLLLRMSEDDFSSVLDTNLTGTFRVVKRACKGMLRARKGRVVLISSVVGLLGSAGQANYAASKAGLVGFARSLARELGSRNITVNVVAPGFVDTDMTKVLGEERRAEIVAQVPLARYAQPEEVAAAVRFLSSDDAAYITGAVIPVDGGLGMGH, from the coding sequence TTGAGCCGCTCGGTTCTCGTCACCGGAGGAAACCGGGGCATCGGCCTCGCCATCGCCAGGGCCTTCGCGGAGGCGGGCGACAAGGTCGCCGTCACCTACCGCTCGGGGGAGCCGCCCGCGGGGCTGCTCGGGGTGAAGTGCGACATCACCGACTCCGAGCAGGTCGAGCAGGCCTTCAAGGAGATCGAGGCCGCCCAGGGCCCGGTCGAGGTGCTGGTGGCCAACGCCGGGATCACCAAGGACACCCTGCTGCTGCGGATGTCCGAGGACGACTTCAGCTCCGTGCTGGACACCAACCTCACCGGCACCTTCCGGGTCGTCAAGCGGGCCTGCAAGGGGATGCTGCGGGCGCGCAAGGGCCGGGTCGTGCTGATCTCCTCGGTGGTCGGGCTGCTCGGCTCGGCGGGCCAGGCCAACTACGCCGCCTCCAAGGCCGGCCTGGTCGGCTTCGCCCGCTCGCTCGCCCGTGAGCTGGGCTCCCGTAACATCACGGTGAACGTCGTCGCGCCCGGCTTCGTGGACACCGACATGACCAAGGTGCTCGGCGAGGAGCGCCGGGCGGAGATCGTCGCCCAGGTGCCGCTCGCGCGCTACGCGCAGCCGGAGGAGGTCGCCGCCGCGGTGCGCTTCCTCTCCTCGGACGACGCCGCATACATCACCGGAGCCGTCATTCCCGTGGACGGCGGATTGGGCATGGGTCACTGA
- a CDS encoding DUF3099 domain-containing protein — protein sequence MSKRAGQSGQTSVFRITGARSSLTEDVRGRQRRYIISMLVRTLCVILTVVLWQVSRPLAVVTLVLGALLPYVAVVIANAGRENAPGLPDTFVRVLPRQMVGGRGAQESDADLGAGGQEGAAGPAEHDEDTP from the coding sequence ATGAGCAAACGGGCGGGACAATCCGGGCAGACCAGCGTGTTCCGGATCACCGGGGCCCGGTCCAGCCTGACCGAGGATGTGCGGGGGCGTCAGCGCCGGTACATCATCTCGATGCTGGTGCGCACCCTCTGCGTGATCCTCACCGTCGTCCTCTGGCAGGTCTCCCGCCCCCTGGCGGTCGTCACCCTGGTCCTGGGCGCCCTGCTGCCGTACGTGGCGGTGGTCATCGCCAACGCCGGACGGGAGAACGCGCCGGGACTGCCGGACACCTTCGTCCGGGTGCTGCCCCGTCAGATGGTGGGCGGACGCGGGGCCCAGGAGTCCGACGCCGACCTGGGCGCGGGCGGCCAGGAGGGGGCCGCGGGGCCGGCCGAACACGACGAGGACACGCCGTAA
- the moaA gene encoding GTP 3',8-cyclase MoaA: protein MGAVLVDQFGRRAVDLRVSLTDRCNLRCTYCMPEEGLQWLAKPDLLTDEEIIRLVRIAVTDLGVREVRFTGGEPMLRPGLVRIVQECARLEPRPELSLTTNGIGLARNATALKEAGLDRINVSLDTLDPEVFRTLTRRDRHQDVIAGLAAAVEAGLTPVKINSVLMRGVNEHEAPALLEWSLEQGYELRFIEQMPLDAQHGWDRASMVTAEEILASLAERFALTPEPAASRGAAPAERWLVDGGPARVGVIASVTRPFCRDCDRTRLTADGQVRNCLFATGETDLREALRSGGSDLEIAELWRKAMWGKKAGAGIDDPDFLQPARPMSAIGG, encoded by the coding sequence GTGGGCGCCGTTCTCGTCGACCAGTTCGGCCGGCGTGCCGTGGACCTGCGGGTCTCGCTGACCGACCGCTGCAATCTCCGGTGCACGTACTGCATGCCGGAGGAGGGCCTGCAATGGCTGGCCAAGCCCGACCTCCTCACCGATGAGGAGATCATCCGCCTGGTCCGGATCGCCGTCACCGACCTCGGCGTTCGGGAGGTCCGCTTCACCGGTGGAGAGCCGATGCTCCGCCCCGGCCTGGTGCGGATCGTCCAGGAGTGCGCGCGGCTTGAACCGCGTCCGGAGCTCTCCCTCACCACCAACGGCATCGGCCTGGCCCGCAACGCGACCGCTCTCAAGGAAGCCGGCCTGGACCGGATCAACGTCTCGCTGGACACCCTCGATCCCGAGGTCTTCCGCACCCTCACCCGCCGCGACCGGCATCAGGACGTCATCGCGGGCCTGGCCGCCGCCGTGGAGGCGGGGCTGACCCCGGTGAAGATCAACTCGGTGCTGATGCGCGGGGTGAACGAGCACGAGGCCCCGGCGCTCCTGGAGTGGAGCCTGGAGCAGGGGTACGAGCTCCGCTTCATCGAGCAGATGCCGCTGGACGCCCAGCACGGCTGGGACCGCGCGTCGATGGTCACCGCCGAGGAGATCCTGGCGAGCCTGGCGGAGCGGTTCGCGCTCACCCCGGAGCCGGCCGCCAGCCGCGGGGCCGCCCCGGCCGAGCGCTGGCTGGTGGACGGCGGCCCGGCACGGGTCGGCGTGATCGCCAGCGTGACCAGGCCGTTCTGCCGGGACTGCGACCGCACCCGGCTGACCGCCGACGGCCAGGTCCGCAACTGCCTCTTCGCCACCGGCGAGACCGACCTGCGGGAGGCCCTCCGCTCCGGAGGCTCCGACCTGGAGATCGCCGAGCTGTGGCGGAAGGCGATGTGGGGGAAGAAGGCCGGTGCCGGAATCGACGACCCGGACTTCCTCCAGCCGGCCCGCCCGATGTCCGCCATCGGCGGCTGA